A stretch of Lactuca sativa cultivar Salinas chromosome 6, Lsat_Salinas_v11, whole genome shotgun sequence DNA encodes these proteins:
- the LOC111887429 gene encoding WAT1-related protein At2g37460: MCKSEGMSEFFHMGKPFFAVVFIQFGFAGMCILSKLALNEGMSNYVFVVYRHAVATLVMAPFAILLDRKTRPKMTRPIFFKIMILALLEPVIDQNLYFMGLKATTATFVAAMSNVLPAITFVMACILRVEKLNLKSIRSQAKVLGTMTTVAGAMVMTLIKGPILELFWTKGRTYHEVATSGVDLHNSLKGTFMITLGCVSWSGFMILQSITLKSYPSEISLTAWICLMGTIEGGILALIMERGNPTAWAIKWDTTLMATVYTGIVCSGLAYYIQGLVMKVKGPIFMTAFYPLCMVIVAVMGSIILAEQMYLGRVIGAIVIVAGLYLVVWGLSKDNKLPSVPIDEKIIALEEQMPDKECEESLYQKVIITV; this comes from the exons ATGTGTAAATCTGAGGGGATGAGTGAATTCTTTCATATGGGGAAGCCATTTTTTGCTGTTGTTTTCATACAGTTCGGGTTTGCAGGCATGTGCATTCTTTCTAAACTGGCATTGAATGAAGGAATGAGCAATTACGTATTTGTTGTTTATCGCCATGCAGTCGCCACTCTTGTCATGGCCCCTTTCGCGATTCTTCTTGACAG GAAAACTAGGCCAAAAATGACACGTCCGATTTTCTTCAAGATTATGATTCTTGCATTACTAGA GCCAGTTATTGATCAAAATCTTTATTTTATGGGTCTCAAAGCTACCACAGCCACTTTTGTAGCTGCAATGTCGAATGTTCTTCCTGCTATAACTTTTGTCATGGCATGTATTTTAAG AGTTGAGAAGCTAAACCTAAAGAGCATCCGTAGTCAGGCCAAGGTATTAGGGACAATGACAACTGTTGCAGGTGCCATGGTGATGACACTTATTAAAGGCCCGATTTTAGAGCTTTTTTGGACAAAAGGAAGAACGTATCATGAAGTTGCAACCAGTGGGGTAGATCTTCACAATTCTCTCAAGGGTACTTTTATGATCACTCTTGGATGCGTCAGTTGGTCTGGTTTCATGATTTTGCAA TCGATCACCCTAAAGTCTTATCCCTCTGAGATATCTCTAACTGCTTGGATATGCCTAATGGGAACAATTGAGGGAGGGATATTGGCATTGATAATGGAGAGGGGAAATCCCACAGCCTGGGCAATAAAGTGGGACACCACACTAATGGCAACTGTATACACA GGAATAGTGTGTTCGGGTCTAGCATATTACATCCAAGGACTAGTAATGAAAGTCAAAGGTCCTATTTTTATGACTGCATTTTATCCATTGTGCATGGTAATTGTAGCTGTGATGGGTTCCATCATTCTAGCTGAGCAAATGTACCTAGGAAG GGTTATCGGAGCCATTGTCATAGTTGCAGGGCTTTATCTTGTTGTTTGGGGTCTTAGCAAGGACAACAAGCTTCCATCTGTACCCATTGACGAGAAAATAATAGCACTAGAAGAACAGATGCCGGATAAAGAATGTGAAGAAAGTCTTTATCAGAAGGTCATAATAACCGTCTAA